In Gymnogyps californianus isolate 813 chromosome 29, ASM1813914v2, whole genome shotgun sequence, the following are encoded in one genomic region:
- the LOC127026839 gene encoding claw keratin-like has translation MSCSSLCVPSCGVAAPAPLADTANEPCVRQCPDSTVVIQPPASVVTFPGPILSSFPQYSIVGSAGAPGVGGGYGGTFGGRGGFGGLGGYGGYGGYGLYGGYGGYGLYGGYGGFGGCGYGGWARGHRYLSGNCGPC, from the coding sequence AtgtcctgctccagcctgtgCGTCCCTTCCTGTGGGGtggccgccccggccccgctggcTGACACCGCCAACGAGCCCTGCGTGCGGCAGTGCCCCGACTCCACGGTGGTGATCCAGCCCCCAGCCTCGGTGGTCACCTTCCCCGggcccatcctcagctccttcccgcagTACAGCATTGTTGGCTCGGCAGGAGCCCCTGGCGTTGGAGGGGGCTACGGCGGCACTTTTGGAGGCCGTGGTGGTTTTGGAGGCCTTGGGGGCTATGGAGGCTATGGAGGCTATGGGCTTTATGGGGGCTATGGAGGTTATGGGCTTTATGGGGGCTACGGAGGCTTTGGGGGTTGCGGATATGGCGGCTGGGCCCGAGGCCACAGGTACCTCAGTGGCAACTGTGGGCCCTGCTAA
- the LOC127026833 gene encoding claw keratin-like → MPCSSPCVPSCGVAAPAPLADTANEPCVRQCPDSTVVIQPPASVVTFPGPILSSFPQYSVVGSAGAPGVGGGYGGTFGGRGGFGGLGGYGGYGGYGGYGLYGGYGGYGLYGGYGGFGGCGYGGWARGHRYLSGNCGPC, encoded by the coding sequence ATGCCCTGCTCCAGCCCGTGTGTGCCTTCCTGTGGGgtggctgccccagccccgctggCTGACACCGCCAACGAGCCCTGCGTGCGGCAGTGCCCCGACTCCACAGTGGTGATCCAGCCCCCAGCCTCGGTGGTCACCTTCCCCGggcccatcctcagctccttcccgcagTACAGTGTTGTTGGCTCGGCGGGAGCCCCCGGCGTTGGAGGGGGCTACGGCGGCACTTTTGGAGGCCGTGGTGGTTTTGGAGGCCTTGGGGGCTATGGAGGCTATGGAGGCTATGGAGGCTACGGGCTTTATGGGGGCTATGGAGGCTATGGGCTTTATGGGGGCTACGGAGGCTTTGGGGGTTGCGGATATGGCGGCTGGGCCCGAGGCCACAGGTACCTCAGTGGCAACTGTGGGCCCTGCTAA